A window of Theileria parva strain Muguga chromosome 4 map unlocalized ctg_529, whole genome shotgun sequence genomic DNA:
CAGATTCTCATCGAAACTTTCATCAGACTACTTTGTAAACATGGCacaaaatgataaaaacaaccaagttgaaaatgattGTGTTAGCCTAACAAGTGACGAATCGTGGGGGACCTCAAAACTATCAACAGCAAacgttaaaaataacttaaatGAGATAGCGTTGgaggataaaaataagttagTTAATGGCATAGGGCTAGAACAATTAGGGATTAATGAAAATTCTAAAGCAACCAAGAAATCAAGCGACACAAACTATGACATATCCTCTCAGGATGATGAAAACATAGCACGACTGTACTTTAGAAAGGGGAAAGTGAAGAGATTAGTTGACAGGATAAAGGACGCAAGAGAAAGGAGAAAGACTCAGAAACAAGACAACTCAAATATGCAGCAATACATAAACTCACTAGTAGGGAATAAAACCTCTGATAAATCAAGTGACATTGATAAACAAAAACAACCAAGGAGATTACATCTGCTGCGGGCACTTAGAAAGGGGAAATACTCAGAAAACATAAGTACTACATCTGAACTAGGGAATAACCACGTTAATAACTTGTTGCAAGACACAGAACCTGAAATAAGATCAGTATACTCAGGATTAAGATATAGAGAAAAGAGTGAGTCCTCATTACAAACGATTTCAGATGTGCAAAATGAAGGTGATGGGAATGATTTATTGATGTCATTGATGAATTTGAACCAGAATGACCCTTCACAGACGATTTCAGAAAACGAGATTTTCCTACCATCAACAATCACCCTAAACCTTAATGAAGACATATTACCCCAACCATCAAGTCTAAACGATACCACACCTTTTGACCCTAATTACGTGAAAAAGAGGCCCCCCAAAGTAACAACAATCAGGAAGTTGTACAGATTTACAAAACCGCTGGAAAAGGATATAATAACAAAAGAACAGTCTGCCACTAAGTTATCCACATCAAAGATCGCAAAGTTGGTTAATTACTTAACGTCTCTACATAACCCAGACGAGACTCCCATGTCGGATCGTACTCCATACTCAACAATATCACAATTTTCAACAGATTCACAAGGTAATAATAGATAAATTGTACATATTTTGAGCATATTTGTAGTTTAGTTACATATTTAGTTAGATTATATATATGGTTACCCTTAAATACTCTGTTAGTATTAAATGgttgatatatttataaacttaacttaaaatttgatcAGGAGTTAAGAGGAAGAGCATGATAAGGAAGGTGTTTGAGACGATGTTTGCAATTTTGTTCGCACTGCCGATTTGCATACTGCTGGACTTGGGGAAGCTGTTTGTGGGATTCTTTTGGCTCCTGTTGAGAACAGTGCTGGGAATACCAGAACCAGTGGAAGAAAGAAGACCGACAGTAACGAAACAAAGGGTGTTCAAGTATAGAGCAGTGTGTAGATTAGCAATGACAGAAGAAGATGAGTTGTATTTTAGACTAGTAAAACCGAGAAGATGCTTTATGTTGGGAGAAAGGTTAAAGATATTCAAAAGAATATGTTATGCAGAAAACATGTATTTTGTACATAACCTGAATAAGCTGATGATTGACTCTACCAGGAAATATGGATCAGAGTCAGATTCATCATCAGACGAAGAGTCAGTGGGATCACTAATGGCATTAAGAGAAAGTATGGAAAGGTCGTTTTCGAACCAATATTTGGAAGATTCTGATACGTTATTGGAGTCAGATATAGAGACAATAAATAGAAACGAAATAACATCAGAAGATGATTTGGAAGATTTGAGAACCTTTTCAATGAACCCGTTTGATTTGGATGAAAGTGATGAGGAAATACTGAATATGATGAGAAAATCATACGACTCAACAGAGAACATAGAAGAGACGGTGAAAAAAGTAAAGAAGAAGAAAGGTAAAATAGCAAATTACATTTCTGGAATATATTCTAAAAGAATGTCAAGAAAAGGAAAATATGTAGATGAACAACACTTGTCAGATTATGACCAAGACTCAGATGAAAATATAGAAACAGGTAATAAAATAGGAGTAATAGGAATGTTAAAGAAAGTGAAGGATCAGATAGTAATGGcaaattacaaaattaaccTGTACAATATGAGATTTGAGAAGTTTTTGAACATGTTCTCATGGAAAAATTACTCTGTGACCACCATAGTATTGTTTTTGCTGATACTGATCATAATGATAAACCTGTTCTTCAGCATAGAAATCATAATGCTGGCATATATCCTGTACCAATTCAAGGCAGGATACAAGAGAGGAACGTGGGAAAGAATAGTATTAAGTACAACAAAGAGGCATATAAGTAAAGCAATAGTGGAATTGGAGATTTTCAGACCATTTTGGGACCTATCAACACACCAAATACAGGTTTTGTCAAATAGAATCAAGGCCTTTTCGTCAATAGAGCTGGAAATCAACACAATTAGAGAAGCAAAAGACGAAGCACACCTGGCATATATAGTGTCAGATCGATTAATTAACGGGAAATTCGCAAGAAATTGGAAAAGATACAGATGGATCAACAACCTGTTCAGGCAGGCACCATgtaaacaatattaatttcattttaaatttattacaattttttatatatggAATTATGCAcatttaatgttaattacGGATACCTAGAAGGTATAGTACGTGGATATCGATCCACATTCCTAACTGCCATGGATTATAAGAAAATGGGAGTGGCAGAGTCTCTAGAGGATCTGAGAACAGTTCTGGAGGCAACAGATTATACATCGGCGTTTATAGATGAACAGGCACAAATTACAACTAAGTTAATCTCGAAAAGATGCAAGGAAAAACTAGCGTCAGACTACCAGTAAGCACAACCACATAATTCTTCAATACATAGGTACCTAAGGCAGCAATCGGACGGAGATTTAGCAGTATTTTTAGACTTCATAGCgtaagtttaaaaaaattaaaaaacaaCCCAAATGTGTAGGAGAGAAAAGATGATTGATAATCTCATAGCCCTACTACAAGGATTGCTAAATAAAACTGATCCGGACGAGCTTATGGATAGATTAGACCCAATAGGATGGTTTCGAGGAATAAAGGCATTATTGAGCTCAGAAATAGGCCAATCAGCCGAAGAACTCtatagaataattttatgtgaTACACCCATAGGTAGGaaggataaaattatataaatgaaaacacatatataaataaatataattattatcagGACCATATTTTGAAAGGTATTTACCAACAGTTACATATACAAGAGGATCGAGCAGTAATATTGATAAGACTCACAAGATACTGGATTCTGCAAATATAGCGATCATGAAGGCAACACTTAAAAAGATGTGGCTCGAGGACTTTTACAACTTCTCGGTGTCACTAGGAGGAACAACAGCAGATGTCATGGGCCATATTCTTAAGACGGAAGCAGATTTTAAGGCGCTCTCTCTCACCCTCAACTGCCTTAACATGACACAAACGGCAGTTCAACAGGATAGGAATAAACTTTACCCATCAATAGGGTATTTATACCCGTATGGAACAGATAAGCTGTGTAAAGCATTCAACGAAACTACAGTTCAAGCAGCTCTGGTGCCATATCCAAGATACGCGGAACTTTATGAGTCGTCGAAATCAAATTTCAGAGTAtcttcttacacattcaataattttattaggCAGAAGCAAGAGTAACTAAATACGACGCGAGTGAGAAGTCTTTGGAGGACCTGTTCTACGCGGAAAGCGTCCACCTGTGTGAGATGAGCTTCGAACAACAACTCCATTTTGGAATCTTCTACGCGTGGGTAAAACTCAAGGAACAAGAAATAAGAAATATCACATGGATTGCAGACATGATTCTGCTTAAAAGAAGAGAAGAAATCTCGAGAGTTTTGCCGATTTTTAAATCTAGGGTGTAGAGTTAGAGAAGGAGGTGTCTTTACATATGTGTGTACATTATATGAATGGAATCATTAGGAATCACGTGAAAATCAAGTGGATCTATGATAAAAACAgcttatttaattaaatcaaGTAATAATTCATAAATCTATAAATGTGCTTGAAAAAAATCCTATTTTCAGTTAAGAGATCTACGACATTATGTGTCAGAAATAAACCATAATTTTTTTCCATTCGCTAATCTTTTACGGCCTCGAACGTGGACTTGTGGATTCTAATATTACAAACTCTTTCACTGTTCATCTAGCTTTTGGAGGGGCAGTCGACTCCGGATCTTTCGAATCTATAATTCCAATTTCCCCATACCtatcattaaattaatagaatatattaaatacattttcagttcttgtaaaatattgtaacATATCCACAATGAAGTTTCTTATTTTGctatttaacattttatgtTTGTTCCCAGTTTTGGCGGCAGACAACCACGGTGTTGGTCCTCAAGGGGCCTCCGGTGTAGATCCTATAACTTTTGATATTAATTCAAATCAAACAGGCCCTGCATTTTTAACGGCCGTAGAGATGGCCGGTGTAAAATATCTTCAAGTACAACATGGCTCTAACGTAAATATCCATAGACTTGTTGAAGGGAACGTTGTAATTTGGGAGAATGCATCAACACCGTTGTATACCGGCGCAATCGTTACTAATAATGACGGGCCTTATATGGCCTATGTTGAGGTACTGGGTGATCCAAATCTAcagttttttataaaatcaGGTGATGCTTGGGTGACCTTAAGTGAGCATGAATATTTAGCTAAACTACAGGAAATCAGACAAGCAGTTCATATTGAATCAGTGTTTTCTCTTAACATGGCCTTCCAACtggaaaataacaaatatgaAGTTGAAACGCACGCTAAAAATGGAGCAAATATGGTGACATTTATACCAAGGAATGGACATATTTGCAAAATGGTATATCATAAAAATGTCAGAATATACAAAGCAACGGGCAATGACACTGTTAC
This region includes:
- the atp6v0d1 gene encoding ATP synthase (C/AC39) subunit family protein codes for the protein MELCTFNVNYGYLEGIVRGYRSTFLTAMDYKKMGVAESLEDLRTVLEATDYTSAFIDEQAQITTKLISKRCKEKLASDYQYLRQQSDGDLAVFLDFIAREKMIDNLIALLQGLLNKTDPDELMDRLDPIGWFRGIKALLSSEIGQSAEELYRIILCDTPIGPYFERYLPTVTYTRGSSSNIDKTHKILDSANIAIMKATLKKMWLEDFYNFSVSLGGTTADVMGHILKTEADFKALSLTLNCLNMTQTAVQQDRNKLYPSIGYLYPYGTDKLCKAFNETTVQAALVPYPRYAELYESSKSNFRAEARVTKYDASEKSLEDLFYAESVHLCEMSFEQQLHFGIFYAWVKLKEQEIRNITWIADMILLKRREEISRVLPIFKSRV